The following coding sequences are from one Rattus norvegicus strain BN/NHsdMcwi chromosome 11, GRCr8, whole genome shotgun sequence window:
- the Or2l13 gene encoding olfactory receptor Olr1569, whose translation MEKWSQNSSDFTLLGLLPQNQTGLLLLLLIIFVFSLALCGNSGMIHLIRVDPRLHTPMYFLLSQLSLMDLMYISTTVPKMAFNFLSGHKSITFLGCGVQSFFFLTMACSEGLLLASMAYDRFVAICHPLHYPIRMSKIMCVKMIIGSWILGSINSLAHTVYALHIPYCRSRSINHFFCDVPAMLPLACMDTWVYEYMVFVSTSLFLLLPFLGITASYGRVLFAVFHMRSKEGKKKAFTTCSTHLTVVTFYYAPFVYTYLRPRSLRSPTEDKILAVFYTILTPMLNPIIYSLRNKEVLGAMTRVIGSFSSTKP comes from the coding sequence ATGGAGAAATGGAGTCAGAACTCAAGTGATTTCACTCTGTTAGGGTTGCTTCCACAGAACCAAACTGGCCTCCTACTTTTGCTGctcatcatctttgtcttctcTCTGGCTTTGTGTGGCAACTCAGGAATGATCCACCTCATTCGGGTGGACCCAAGGCttcacacccccatgtactttcTCCTGAGCCAGCTCTCTCTCATGGACTTGATGTACATTTCTACCACTGTTCCCAAGATGGCATTTAACTTCCTCTCTGGCCACAAAAGCATTACCTTTCTGGGCTGTGGagtgcagtctttttttttcctgactatGGCATGCTCTGAGGGCttgcttctggcttccatggcttATGATCGTTTTGTGGCCATCTGCCATCCCCTTCATTATCCCATTCGCATGAGCAAAATAATGTGTGTGAAGATGATCATAGGATCATGGATATTGGGCTCCATCAATTCTTTAGCACACACTGTCTATGCCCTTCATATTCCTTACTGTCGTTCTAGGTCCATTAAccatttcttctgtgatgttccagCCATGTTGCCCCTGGCCTGTATGGACACTTGGGTTTATGAGTACATGGTGTTTGTGAGCACGAGTCTATTTCTCCTGCTGCCTTTTCTTGGCATCACAGCATCCTATGGTCGGGTCCTCTTTGCCGTCTTCCATATGCGCtccaaagagggaaagaaaaaggccTTCACCACATGTTCAACTCACTTAACTGTGGTGACATTTTACTATGCACCATTTGTCTACACCTATCTTCGACCTAGAAGTCTTCGTTCCCCTACAGAGGATAAGATTCTGGCTGTTTTCTACACTATCCTCACCCCCATGCTCAACCCCatcatctacagcctgaggaataAGGAGGTCCTAGGGGCGATGACAAGAGTTATTGGTagtttttcttcaacaaaacctTAA